A window from Shimia isoporae encodes these proteins:
- a CDS encoding glutamate racemase — translation MAVGIFDSGLGGLTVLDAVSKRLPDVPFVYFGDNQHAPYGVRDADDVYNLTTAAVERMWAAGCDLVILACNTASAAALRRMQENWVPQDKRVLGVFVPLIEALTERSWGDNSPPREVEVKHVALFATPATVASRAFQRELAFRAIGVDVEAQACGGVVDAIEDGDMILAEALVRSHVDALKRKMPDPQAAILGCTHYPIMHETFQDALGTDVKVYSQANLVAESLADYLERHPKMIGTGQENLFLTTGDVRKVSDRATQFLRRQITFEAA, via the coding sequence GTGGCAGTTGGAATCTTTGATAGTGGGCTGGGCGGGCTGACCGTTTTGGATGCGGTGAGCAAACGCTTGCCAGACGTGCCTTTCGTATATTTCGGGGACAACCAACACGCGCCTTACGGCGTGCGTGATGCAGACGATGTGTATAACTTGACCACTGCGGCTGTTGAGCGGATGTGGGCCGCAGGATGCGATCTTGTGATCCTGGCCTGCAATACTGCGAGCGCGGCCGCATTGCGCCGGATGCAGGAAAATTGGGTGCCTCAGGACAAACGTGTGCTTGGAGTTTTTGTGCCGTTGATTGAAGCGTTGACAGAACGCAGTTGGGGCGACAACAGCCCACCGCGCGAAGTCGAGGTGAAGCATGTTGCGCTTTTTGCGACGCCGGCGACAGTGGCAAGCCGCGCTTTCCAGCGTGAGCTGGCCTTTCGCGCAATTGGCGTCGACGTCGAGGCTCAGGCCTGTGGCGGGGTTGTGGACGCAATCGAAGACGGCGACATGATTTTGGCGGAGGCGCTTGTGCGGTCCCATGTGGATGCGCTGAAACGCAAGATGCCGGATCCTCAAGCAGCCATTCTCGGCTGTACGCACTATCCGATCATGCATGAGACTTTTCAGGACGCGTTGGGGACAGATGTAAAAGTGTATTCGCAGGCCAATCTGGTTGCTGAATCGCTTGCTGATTACCTTGAACGGCATCCCAAGATGATCGGAACGGGCCAGGAAAACCTGTTTTTGACGACAGGTGACGTGCGCAAGGTATCGGATCGCGCAACGCAGTTCTTGCGACGACAAATCACATTCGAAGCGGCGTAA
- a CDS encoding DUF2087 domain-containing protein — protein sequence MSHDVTPLYVADVSAFTKALRKSLSEADSFPGHAAMLAMVAKAAGFRNHQHLKAEQPKAQELDELALKRALRVFDDHGRMIRWPKWTKVQGLCLWPFWALMPAHQDLTEKQVNEILKPGLTFGDHVLLRRSLIDHKLATRTTDGRVYRRIEQRPTPEALALMDRLKKR from the coding sequence ATGTCTCATGACGTGACCCCTCTCTATGTGGCCGACGTATCGGCCTTCACCAAAGCTTTGCGAAAATCCCTGAGTGAGGCTGACAGCTTTCCCGGACATGCCGCTATGCTTGCCATGGTGGCCAAGGCGGCCGGCTTCCGAAACCATCAACATCTCAAGGCCGAACAGCCCAAAGCGCAGGAACTGGATGAGTTGGCTCTCAAACGCGCATTGCGGGTGTTCGATGATCACGGGCGCATGATCCGTTGGCCCAAATGGACCAAGGTACAGGGGTTATGTCTCTGGCCTTTTTGGGCGTTGATGCCGGCCCATCAGGATCTGACCGAAAAACAGGTCAACGAGATTCTGAAGCCTGGCCTGACCTTCGGGGATCATGTTTTGTTGCGGAGATCCCTGATCGACCACAAACTCGCCACGCGCACCACCGACGGGCGCGTCTACAGGCGCATAGAGCAAAGGCCAACGCCTGAAGCGCTGGCCCTCATGGATCGTCTGAAAAAACGCTAA
- a CDS encoding enoyl-CoA hydratase-related protein: MQYQTISYEVADGVAVVTLNRPDTYNAMTQQMRAEITDAVLAAGKDARVLVLTGAGKAFCSGQDLGDASDATNLNLERTLRDEYMPMIRAIRDVKIPTICAVNGAAAGAGANLALAADVVIASESAYFLQAFSRIGLMPDAGGTYELPRSMGAAKAMGAALFADKISARQADQWGMIWEAVADDEFAAVWKARAKHLAQGPTLAYAEIKAAIQETWGNDWTGQMELEAKRQGKLGGTRDFQEGVVAFLDKRPATYEGR; the protein is encoded by the coding sequence ATGCAATATCAAACGATTTCTTATGAGGTAGCGGATGGTGTCGCGGTTGTGACGCTGAACCGACCCGATACTTACAACGCAATGACACAACAGATGCGGGCAGAAATTACCGATGCGGTATTGGCTGCTGGTAAGGACGCGCGAGTGTTGGTTCTGACAGGCGCGGGCAAGGCATTCTGTTCGGGGCAGGATCTTGGAGACGCGTCAGATGCAACGAACTTAAACCTCGAGCGGACACTGCGTGACGAATACATGCCGATGATCCGTGCGATCCGAGATGTGAAAATCCCTACGATTTGTGCCGTGAACGGCGCGGCTGCCGGGGCAGGGGCCAATCTTGCGCTCGCGGCGGACGTGGTGATCGCATCTGAAAGCGCCTATTTCCTTCAGGCATTCTCGCGTATCGGTCTGATGCCTGATGCGGGAGGAACCTATGAATTGCCTCGGTCGATGGGCGCTGCGAAAGCAATGGGTGCAGCGCTTTTTGCGGACAAGATCTCTGCGCGTCAGGCTGACCAGTGGGGGATGATCTGGGAAGCGGTTGCAGACGATGAGTTCGCAGCTGTTTGGAAGGCGCGTGCCAAGCATCTCGCACAGGGGCCGACACTGGCCTATGCCGAGATCAAGGCCGCCATTCAGGAGACCTGGGGCAACGACTGGACCGGACAAATGGAACTGGAAGCCAAACGTCAGGGTAAACTCGGCGGTACGCGCGATTTTCAGGAAGGCGTTGTCGCGTTCTTGGACAAGCGCCCCGCGACTTACGAGGGGCGCTGA
- the ccmE gene encoding cytochrome c maturation protein CcmE, translating to MKSLKKTRRIQVIVLLFVALALSTGLIGYAMRDGINFFRSPSQVVEEPPAANEVFRIGGLVEEGTLVRGQGDTVSFSVTDGGASVPVTFTGILPDLFKENEGMVGTGSYVDGVFVATEILAKHDETYMPKEVVDALKEQGVYKEPDADS from the coding sequence ATGAAGAGCCTCAAGAAAACGCGCCGAATTCAGGTGATTGTTCTGTTGTTTGTGGCGCTGGCATTGTCAACGGGCCTGATCGGCTACGCAATGCGCGACGGAATCAATTTCTTCCGTTCACCCAGTCAGGTGGTTGAAGAGCCGCCTGCGGCCAACGAAGTCTTTCGCATCGGTGGGCTGGTAGAAGAAGGCACGTTGGTGCGTGGGCAAGGAGACACCGTGTCGTTTTCGGTGACAGACGGCGGGGCATCGGTCCCGGTGACATTTACCGGTATCTTGCCGGATCTGTTCAAAGAAAACGAGGGAATGGTTGGCACCGGGTCTTATGTGGACGGGGTTTTCGTGGCAACGGAAATTCTTGCAAAACACGACGAGACTTATATGCCGAAAGAGGTCGTAGACGCCTTGAAAGAGCAGGGCGTTTATAAGGAGCCTGATGCGGACTCCTGA
- the argC gene encoding N-acetyl-gamma-glutamyl-phosphate reductase gives MTHKIAILGASGYTGAELVRLIATHPSMEIVAMSADRKAGMEMAAVFPHLRHLDLPTLCKIDEIEFADVDLCFCALPHATSQKVIKALPSNVKVVDLSADFRLSDPEEYAKWYGGEHDALELQKEAVYGLTEFYRDQIKTARLVAGTGCNAATGQFALRPLIEANVIDLDQIILDLKCAVSGAGRSLKENLLHAELSEGYHGYAVGGTHRHLGEFDQEFSKIAGRPVTVQFTPHLVPANRGILATVYVQGDAEEIHATLAGAYGEEPFIEVLPFGETPSTRHVRGSNFCHIGVTGDRIAGRAIVIAALDNLTKGSSGQALQNANLMLGEEETAGLMLAPCFP, from the coding sequence ATGACCCATAAAATCGCAATTCTTGGTGCCAGTGGTTACACAGGTGCCGAATTGGTGCGCTTGATTGCCACCCATCCAAGCATGGAAATCGTCGCGATGTCTGCCGACCGAAAGGCAGGGATGGAGATGGCAGCGGTGTTCCCGCATTTGCGCCACCTTGATTTGCCGACACTTTGTAAGATTGACGAGATTGAGTTCGCCGATGTTGATCTGTGTTTCTGCGCGCTTCCGCATGCCACTTCACAGAAGGTTATCAAAGCCTTGCCGTCCAACGTTAAGGTCGTGGACCTGAGCGCTGACTTCCGATTGAGCGATCCTGAAGAATACGCCAAGTGGTACGGAGGCGAACACGACGCGTTGGAGCTTCAGAAAGAGGCCGTGTACGGTCTGACCGAGTTTTATCGCGATCAGATCAAGACTGCGCGGTTAGTCGCAGGCACGGGCTGCAATGCAGCGACGGGGCAATTTGCATTGCGCCCCTTGATCGAGGCCAACGTGATTGATCTGGATCAGATCATTCTGGATCTGAAGTGTGCAGTATCCGGAGCAGGGCGCTCTCTGAAAGAGAACCTTCTGCATGCGGAGTTGAGCGAGGGGTATCACGGCTACGCTGTTGGTGGCACACATCGTCACCTTGGCGAGTTCGACCAGGAATTTTCCAAGATCGCAGGCCGCCCCGTGACGGTGCAGTTCACGCCGCATCTGGTTCCTGCCAATAGGGGCATCCTAGCGACTGTCTATGTGCAAGGGGATGCGGAGGAAATTCATGCGACTCTGGCTGGGGCATACGGTGAAGAGCCTTTCATCGAAGTCCTGCCATTCGGTGAAACGCCCAGCACGCGTCACGTTCGCGGGTCCAACTTTTGTCACATAGGTGTGACGGGGGACCGCATCGCTGGCCGTGCTATCGTGATTGCAGCGTTGGACAACCTCACGAAAGGGTCCAGCGGGCAGGCGTTGCAAAACGCCAACCTGATGCTTGGGGAAGAGGAAACAGCCGGTTTGATGCTGGCACCTTGCTTCCCGTAA
- a CDS encoding holin-associated N-acetylmuramidase, which translates to MLDVRAVAREIVAREGGFVNDPDDPGGATKHGVTLATARALGLDKDGDGDVDVADIRGLTRRDAEAVFLEHYYAKPGISHLPEALQATVFDMYVNAGGNAVKILQRLLGHMGQAVAVDGQIGPETIEAAKAAATVSPSHLKDAYGIARRNYYLKLADARPSLRKFARTRSGGKGGWIKRAEEFISTRYHLSEAEFGRRISKWG; encoded by the coding sequence ATGTTGGATGTGAGAGCGGTGGCAAGGGAGATTGTGGCGCGAGAAGGGGGGTTCGTGAATGATCCGGACGACCCCGGTGGGGCGACAAAACACGGGGTGACGCTCGCAACTGCGAGAGCCCTGGGGCTGGACAAGGACGGTGATGGTGACGTCGATGTTGCTGACATTCGTGGTTTGACGCGTCGTGACGCGGAGGCGGTCTTTCTGGAGCACTACTACGCCAAACCCGGCATTTCCCACTTGCCGGAAGCACTTCAGGCGACAGTATTTGATATGTACGTCAATGCGGGAGGCAACGCGGTCAAGATTCTTCAGCGTTTGCTGGGACATATGGGGCAGGCGGTGGCTGTGGATGGTCAGATCGGGCCCGAAACCATTGAGGCGGCCAAAGCCGCGGCCACTGTGTCACCGAGTCATCTGAAGGACGCTTACGGGATCGCCCGGCGGAATTACTACCTGAAGTTGGCCGATGCGCGGCCCAGCCTTCGCAAATTCGCCCGTACGCGCAGTGGCGGCAAAGGTGGTTGGATCAAACGTGCAGAAGAGTTCATCTCAACGCGATATCATTTGAGCGAAGCCGAATTTGGCCGGAGGATTTCGAAATGGGGCTGA
- a CDS encoding holin family protein: MGLIGKLLTLVFGGGRNVVQETAEVFRENAEAGAQRAQDIQIAAMEGFQAEFLAGQRGMFDRVMDGINRLPRPAMALGCLCLFTAAMVDPVWFSERMAGMSLVPEPLWWLLGVVVSFYFGARHQAKGQEFQKQIAQSMVREPHVLQGIEGVRRIEDGDQNNPALADWLAQRRG; encoded by the coding sequence ATGGGGCTGATCGGCAAACTCCTTACTCTGGTTTTTGGCGGGGGACGAAATGTGGTGCAGGAGACCGCAGAGGTTTTTCGAGAAAATGCTGAGGCTGGCGCGCAGCGCGCGCAAGACATCCAGATTGCGGCGATGGAAGGGTTTCAGGCGGAGTTTCTGGCTGGCCAACGGGGGATGTTTGATCGCGTAATGGACGGAATCAATCGGCTTCCGAGGCCTGCAATGGCATTGGGATGCCTGTGTTTGTTCACGGCCGCTATGGTCGATCCGGTTTGGTTTTCAGAGCGTATGGCCGGAATGTCGTTGGTGCCGGAGCCTTTGTGGTGGCTGCTGGGCGTCGTGGTCAGTTTTTATTTTGGCGCGCGCCATCAGGCTAAAGGGCAAGAGTTCCAAAAACAGATCGCGCAATCGATGGTGCGCGAACCGCATGTTCTGCAGGGCATTGAGGGTGTTCGCCGGATTGAGGACGGAGATCAGAACAACCCGGCGCTCGCCGATTGGTTGGCGCAACGTCGGGGGTAG
- a CDS encoding heme lyase CcmF/NrfE family subunit: MIVELGHFALILAAVTAVVQAIVPLIGAQKRWPAWMAVAEPAAGLQFLFTAFSFAALTYAFVTSDFSVGLVISNSHTLKPMIYKVSGVWGNHEGSMLLWVLILTLFGACLAWFGGSLPPGIRARALAVQSAVAVAFFAFILFTSNPFERVLIPPFDGQDLNPLLQDIGLALHPPFLYLGYVGLSMAFSFAIAALIEGRVDAAWGRWVRPWTLAAWIFLTIGIALGSWWAYYELGWGGFWFWDPVENASFMPWLLAAALLHSAIVVEKRESLKSWTILLAIMAFGFSLIGTFLVRSGVITSVHAFANDPERGVFILAILAAFMGGGLTLFAARANAMEAKGVFGMVSRESALVLNNILLAVSCFVVFVGTIWPLVSEMVFDRKLSVGAPFFNMAFTPFMVLLGAALPIGAMLSWKRANLRKAMKPLLPAFVLALALMGLAWAMQTERTLLGPLGLFLGSWVFFGAIIDLMSRTGRGDFASRFGRLRRLPGADWGKAIAHAGLGVTMFGVAGLMAWEQEDIRVAYEGESYGLGAYEFTLLDVREEQGPNFYTTKADIQVTKDGRNVALLQPEKRVYPVAGMPTTEAAIDYRFFRDVYLALGDAQDDGGHTVRAYIKPFTNWIWFGCFMMALGGTFSLFDRRYRVAAGARKAPSAGVPAE; the protein is encoded by the coding sequence ATGATTGTAGAGCTTGGCCATTTCGCACTGATCCTCGCCGCCGTCACCGCAGTGGTGCAGGCAATTGTTCCTCTCATTGGCGCGCAGAAACGCTGGCCTGCTTGGATGGCGGTCGCTGAACCCGCGGCAGGGCTGCAATTCCTGTTTACGGCGTTCAGTTTTGCTGCGCTGACTTACGCCTTTGTGACGTCGGATTTCTCTGTCGGATTGGTGATTTCCAATTCTCACACGCTGAAACCGATGATCTACAAAGTGAGTGGAGTTTGGGGAAACCATGAGGGGTCAATGCTGTTGTGGGTGTTGATTCTGACACTGTTCGGTGCCTGCCTGGCTTGGTTTGGAGGCAGTTTGCCTCCTGGAATACGCGCGCGCGCCTTGGCCGTTCAAAGTGCTGTGGCGGTTGCGTTTTTCGCCTTCATCCTGTTCACCTCAAATCCGTTCGAGCGCGTTCTTATCCCGCCTTTTGACGGACAGGATTTGAACCCACTGTTGCAGGACATCGGCCTCGCACTTCACCCGCCGTTTTTGTACCTCGGTTATGTCGGTCTGAGCATGGCGTTCAGTTTCGCGATTGCCGCACTCATCGAGGGGCGTGTAGACGCAGCATGGGGGCGTTGGGTGCGTCCGTGGACGTTGGCCGCCTGGATATTCCTGACCATAGGCATCGCTTTGGGGTCCTGGTGGGCCTATTACGAGCTCGGTTGGGGTGGATTCTGGTTCTGGGATCCGGTTGAAAACGCCTCTTTTATGCCGTGGCTGCTGGCGGCTGCGCTCTTGCACTCGGCCATAGTGGTGGAGAAACGCGAAAGCCTGAAGAGCTGGACCATCTTGCTTGCGATCATGGCGTTCGGGTTTTCGTTGATCGGAACGTTCCTTGTACGCTCGGGCGTTATTACGTCGGTCCATGCGTTCGCCAACGATCCGGAACGTGGCGTCTTCATTCTCGCAATTCTCGCCGCCTTTATGGGCGGTGGCCTTACACTTTTTGCTGCACGCGCCAATGCAATGGAGGCCAAGGGTGTATTTGGAATGGTCAGCCGAGAAAGCGCTTTGGTGCTGAACAACATCCTTTTGGCGGTGAGTTGTTTCGTCGTATTTGTCGGCACCATTTGGCCGCTGGTTAGCGAAATGGTCTTTGACCGTAAGCTGAGCGTGGGGGCGCCGTTCTTCAACATGGCGTTCACGCCTTTCATGGTGCTGCTTGGGGCAGCGTTGCCAATTGGTGCGATGTTGAGTTGGAAAAGGGCCAACTTGCGAAAGGCAATGAAACCGTTGCTACCGGCCTTTGTTCTGGCGTTGGCGCTCATGGGTTTGGCTTGGGCGATGCAGACAGAGCGGACTCTTTTGGGTCCGCTGGGATTGTTTCTTGGGTCATGGGTGTTCTTCGGTGCGATTATTGACTTGATGTCCCGTACCGGACGAGGAGATTTCGCATCGCGTTTTGGACGGTTGCGCCGGTTGCCCGGAGCCGACTGGGGTAAGGCGATAGCCCATGCCGGATTGGGCGTGACGATGTTCGGGGTTGCTGGTCTGATGGCATGGGAGCAGGAAGACATCCGCGTTGCCTATGAGGGCGAAAGCTATGGCCTTGGCGCTTATGAGTTCACGCTTCTGGACGTGCGCGAAGAGCAGGGACCGAACTTCTACACCACCAAAGCGGATATTCAGGTAACCAAAGACGGGCGCAACGTGGCGCTCCTGCAGCCTGAGAAGCGCGTCTATCCGGTGGCCGGGATGCCGACGACCGAAGCGGCGATTGATTATCGTTTCTTCCGCGATGTCTATCTTGCGCTTGGCGATGCGCAGGACGACGGAGGTCACACGGTGCGCGCTTACATCAAGCCGTTCACCAACTGGATCTGGTTCGGCTGCTTTATGATGGCCTTGGGGGGCACGTTCAGTTTGTTTGACCGTCGCTATCGTGTTGCAGCTGGCGCGCGGAAGGCGCCGAGCGCAGGAGTTCCGGCAGAATGA
- a CDS encoding cytochrome c-type biogenesis protein, which translates to MNTLKWLFAMLVVTLAVPVWAVQPEEMLDDPVLEERAREISQDLRCLVCRNENIDDSNAELAKDLRVLVRERLTEGDTNDEVIDFVVDRYGEYVLLRPRTGGTNMVLYLAGPMMLLLALGVALSYLRGRSRAPARTEAGLSTEEQARLDEILKK; encoded by the coding sequence ATGAATACGCTGAAATGGCTTTTTGCGATGCTGGTTGTGACGCTGGCGGTTCCGGTTTGGGCCGTCCAGCCGGAAGAAATGCTTGATGATCCGGTGCTTGAAGAGCGAGCGCGGGAGATTTCGCAGGACTTGCGCTGTCTGGTGTGCCGCAACGAGAACATCGACGACTCCAATGCCGAGTTGGCCAAGGATCTGCGGGTTTTGGTGCGTGAGCGTTTGACGGAAGGCGACACCAATGACGAAGTCATTGACTTTGTTGTGGATCGCTACGGCGAATATGTTCTGTTGCGCCCTCGAACCGGAGGTACAAACATGGTTTTGTATCTTGCCGGACCGATGATGCTCTTGTTGGCGCTCGGTGTTGCGCTTAGCTATTTGCGAGGGCGTTCCAGAGCGCCGGCCAGAACCGAGGCGGGTTTGTCCACCGAGGAGCAGGCGCGTTTGGATGAAATCCTGAAAAAGTGA
- the gltA gene encoding citrate synthase — MSETQKKATLSIEGATYDLPIYSPTAGPDVLDIRKLYGQAGVFTYDPGFTSTASCESTITYIDGEAGILTHRGYTIGDLASKSHYLEVCYLLLYGALPTAAELEEFEHTITHHTMLHEQMVNFFRGFRRDAHPMAIMTGVVGAMSAFYHDSTDINDPRQREIASHRLIAKMPTIAAMAYKYTIGQPFVYPRNDLDYASNFLRMCFAVPAEEYEVNPILSRAMDRIFTLHADHEQNASTSTVRLASSSGANPFACIAAGIACLWGPAHGGANQACLEMLKEIGSVDRIPEFIERAKDKNDPFRLMGFGHRVYKNMDPRATVMKQSADEVLELMGVEDNPLLQVAKELEHIALNDPYFKDKKLFPNVDFYSGIILEAMGFPTSMFTPIFALSRTVGWISQWKEQLSDPAHKIGRPRQLYLGEDTRTYVDIEDR, encoded by the coding sequence ATGTCTGAGACTCAGAAAAAGGCCACACTCTCTATTGAGGGCGCGACTTACGATCTGCCGATCTATTCCCCGACAGCGGGTCCGGACGTGTTGGATATTCGCAAACTGTACGGCCAGGCCGGCGTTTTCACTTATGACCCGGGCTTCACCTCAACCGCATCTTGTGAGTCCACGATCACATATATCGACGGCGAGGCAGGTATCCTGACCCACCGCGGATACACAATCGGCGATTTGGCCAGCAAATCTCACTACCTCGAGGTCTGCTATCTGCTGCTCTATGGTGCCCTGCCGACTGCTGCGGAACTGGAAGAATTCGAGCACACAATCACGCATCACACCATGCTGCACGAGCAAATGGTGAACTTCTTCCGTGGTTTCCGCCGTGACGCGCACCCAATGGCAATCATGACCGGAGTTGTCGGCGCGATGTCCGCGTTTTATCACGACTCCACTGACATCAACGATCCGCGCCAGCGCGAAATCGCGTCTCACCGCCTGATCGCAAAAATGCCGACCATCGCGGCGATGGCATACAAATACACCATTGGACAGCCTTTCGTGTATCCGCGCAACGATCTGGACTATGCGTCCAACTTCTTGCGCATGTGCTTTGCGGTTCCGGCGGAAGAATACGAAGTGAACCCGATCCTGTCTCGCGCAATGGATCGAATCTTCACTCTTCATGCCGATCACGAACAGAACGCGTCTACATCGACTGTACGTCTGGCTTCGTCCTCCGGTGCCAACCCGTTCGCGTGTATCGCAGCAGGCATCGCATGTCTTTGGGGCCCTGCTCACGGCGGCGCCAACCAGGCATGTCTGGAAATGCTCAAGGAAATCGGATCCGTTGATCGCATTCCAGAGTTCATCGAACGCGCCAAAGACAAGAACGATCCATTCCGCCTAATGGGCTTCGGTCACCGTGTTTACAAAAACATGGACCCGCGCGCGACAGTGATGAAACAATCCGCGGACGAAGTCCTCGAACTGATGGGTGTGGAGGACAACCCGCTCCTGCAGGTCGCCAAGGAGCTTGAGCACATCGCGCTCAACGATCCGTACTTCAAGGACAAGAAGCTGTTCCCGAACGTTGACTTCTACTCCGGCATCATCCTCGAGGCTATGGGCTTCCCAACATCGATGTTCACACCGATCTTTGCCCTGTCCCGTACGGTCGGCTGGATTTCCCAGTGGAAAGAGCAACTGTCCGATCCGGCGCACAAGATCGGTCGTCCGCGTCAGCTGTACCTCGGCGAAGACACTCGCACGTACGTGGACATCGAAGACCGCTAA
- a CDS encoding lysophospholipid acyltransferase family protein: MTYDPHVARDISYAYSAQTKTGRAMIRAMENATGRLRLIKRAAGYENEVASGRDFWEVMRERYGLTLDVVSGSLDNIPKTGPLIMIANHPYGILDGLMMGHILSETRGDFRILAHQVFRKAEDLNRIILPISFDESKEAVKLNLQTRKKSLDYLAAGGAIGIFPGGTVSTAEKPFGRPMDPGWRGFTARMVAKSEATVVPVFFDGHTSRLFQIASHLHYTLRMGFLIREFKKRVDTPVRVVVGEPLDADAVKSRAKDTKALMDFLRDSTYSLSPTPIANLGYGFEFEEKYRA, encoded by the coding sequence ATGACCTACGATCCTCATGTCGCCCGCGACATCAGTTATGCATATTCCGCCCAAACCAAAACCGGTCGCGCGATGATCCGTGCGATGGAGAATGCCACGGGGCGGCTGAGGCTGATCAAGCGCGCTGCAGGCTATGAGAACGAGGTCGCCTCCGGACGCGATTTTTGGGAAGTGATGCGCGAGCGGTACGGCCTGACGCTTGATGTGGTGAGCGGTTCCTTGGACAACATTCCCAAAACCGGCCCATTGATCATGATCGCCAACCACCCGTACGGGATTTTGGACGGTCTGATGATGGGCCATATTCTGAGCGAGACCCGCGGCGATTTCCGAATTCTAGCGCATCAGGTGTTTCGCAAGGCCGAGGACCTGAACCGGATCATCCTGCCGATCAGCTTTGATGAATCCAAAGAGGCAGTGAAGCTAAACCTTCAGACGCGAAAAAAGTCGCTGGATTATCTGGCGGCTGGCGGTGCTATTGGAATTTTTCCGGGCGGAACAGTGAGCACGGCGGAGAAACCTTTCGGACGGCCGATGGACCCCGGCTGGCGCGGGTTCACGGCGCGGATGGTGGCCAAATCAGAGGCTACGGTGGTACCTGTTTTCTTTGATGGGCACACCAGTCGCTTGTTTCAGATCGCGAGCCACCTGCATTATACTTTGCGGATGGGGTTCCTGATCCGCGAATTCAAAAAACGCGTGGACACGCCTGTACGGGTGGTGGTCGGTGAACCGCTTGACGCCGATGCGGTCAAGAGCCGCGCTAAGGACACCAAGGCGCTGATGGACTTCCTGCGGGACAGCACTTATTCTTTGTCTCCAACACCCATCGCAAATCTCGGCTATGGGTTTGAGTTTGAAGAAAAATACCGCGCGTAA